Genomic DNA from Vibrio sp. SNU_ST1:
CATGCACCACGTTTGGCCAGTCGCCAATGGAAGCGGTACAAACGAATACAGAGCGTGAAGGAATCACGACAGCAATACGTCACTGGATCAGCCTAGTTCAAGGTGATGAGAAGGGTAAACCAAAAGCATGCAGTGAAGACAAAGAGTTTAGAGCTAAGAGCGGTGAGGATTACTGTCTTAACTATTGCTACGCCCTTTAATGTCACAGCTACACCTTTGGTATTTATGAAAGATGTAGAGCTAGACACTCTGATTATATTTAGCATTGAACACTGACGACTATGGCATAAACGACAAAGCCCCAACGATTAACCTACTGGTTATTGATTGGGGCTTTTTGCTTTCGATGTTAATTGCGAGTCTATTTTAAAGCCTAATGCCTAATGCCTAATGCCTAATGCCTAATGCCTAGTTCTCAGGGCTTAGTAAGCAGACCGTTTAACGGTAATTTGTTTCGATGATTGCAGACTACAGCGGCATCACTCTATTTCGACCAAGTGACTTCGCTTCGTAAAGTAGCTTATCAGCGCGTTCGATCAGTGATTGTGCCGATTCACCAGGTTCAAGTTCAGCAACACCAAACGATGCGGTGATGCTACCTACCTGTTGCCCGCTACGACGATCTTTAATCGATAGCTTTTCTAGAGAGCGGCGGTTGGTGTCTGCAAGTTGGCGTGCAATGCGTAATGATTTGTTTGGCACGATTATCGCGAACTCTTCACCACCAAATCGGTAAGCAGAAATACCTTCACGGCACATTTGCTTCAATTTGCGCGCAATGCCTTTAAGAACCATGTCACCAAATAGGTGGCCATAAGTGTCGTTGAAGTTTTTAAAATGATCGATATCGAGAAGAATTAAACACAGAGGCTGTTTCGCTTCACACAAGGTGTCTATATCACGGTCGAAAGAGCGACGGTTATAGAGTGTCGTTGTGCTGTCAAAGAGTGCATCTTTCTGCACTTCTACCAACTGAGATTTTAACTTAGTGATTTCTGATGTTGCAGAATTCAACTGAGAATTTAAAAATTGAGTAGAGTGACGAATATGACGAGATTCAGAAACTAACTGACGAACTAAAGACATTACTTCATCGATCGATAAACTTTCATTGTCAACGCGGGCCAAATCCTCGAAGCTTTTATCAATCATTTCAGAAAAAGCAGAGGTATCGGTCAGTGTGTCATTCATCGAATTCGAAACTTCCGAGACCAACAATTCTAAATTTGCGCGGAGGTCATTGATATTCGTTTCAGACTTGCTAGCAACATAATTATTGTAAAGTTGCTCACCAACGGCTGGAGGACAAATGCCATAGTATTCCAAAATACCATCCATGTCTTTAGTCAGCTGTGGGATAGCATTGTCAACATAGGTGTACCAAAGTGCGTAATTTGCAGGTGTAGTAGACACCCGGTTCTTCATCATAAGAGGCACCGCTTTTTTTAGGTTTGCGGTGGATTTTTGAAATTCGTCTTTTTTCATGATTTTTGCTGCAGATACCAAACTAACTAAGCCACTGTGACCAAGATTAGCGGATTTTACCGATCTTTGCTTTAAAAATTATATAATTAATGGATGAGGATTGGGTAAACAACTCATTTTCATTATGGAAATCGATTGCATATTTATATCGAATAATAAATAGGGTGTTATTTGACCAAAGAGGAGAGGTCCGGTTTTTTTGGGGGGGATACGGCTGTTGGTGAGTGTGGAAGAGGTAGTAACTCAGTGGAAGTTTTATTTCAGGCACAAAAAAGCGCCGATAAAAATCAGCGCTTTAAAATTCTTTTTAGCTAAAAGCTAATTATTGAGCAACAACGTTTGCTGCTTGTAGGCCTTTTTGACCGTTTTCAACTTCGAAAGAAACCTTTTGGCCTTCTTTCAGAGTTTTGAAACCTTCTGAAGCGATAGCACGGAAGTGTACGAATACGTCAGCACCGCCGTTGTCTTGAGAAATGAAACCGAAACCTTTCTCTTCGTTAAACCATTTTACAGTGCCAGTATTTGTGTTAGACATAATTTGTCCCTTATTCATAAATTTTCTAAATTGTTGATTGCATTACTGCAATGCGCTGATAATTGAATTATTTAATATTACTAAGAAATAAGGAAAAACTACTTACAAAAACGGGTAACGATTTTACATGTCATTTTTTACTATTCATCTAACTTAAATAACTCCGGCTAACAGAGCGAGTGCATGTTAACACAGTCTTTCCGGTTGTACACTCATTGATTGAGAAATCAGCGAGTTTTTTTGTCATGTTGTGTTCGTTAACAAAACCAGCAGCAATAGCTGATAGTTTTATAAAGTTACACGCCACGGCAAAGTGAAAAGGAAGCCTAAGCCTCCTTTTCTTCATCAGTATAGACGATATTACCGTTTGAAGTTGATATCTTCAGTCTTATCTAAATTAATTTTTGTTCTAGCTGGTTGAGTCTCTGCAATCACCTTACCGTGACGTACTGAGTACTGCACCGGGACTTGGCGACGAACAGCATCAAAACCATTGTCAGCAGGAAGAATTAGTAGGCTTCCTGGCTTACCCACCTCAATACCGTAGTTGTCTTGGATATGTAGCGTGCGTGCTGAATTTTTGCTGATCAAATCAAGCGAAGTGTTGATTTGGTCGTAGCCCATAACCTGTGTCACATGCAGTCCCATGTGCAGAACTTGAAGCATGTTCGCTGTACCCAGTGGGTACCATGGGTCAAACACATCATCGTGGCCGAAACACACATTAATGTTAGCCGCTAGCATCTCTTTAACACGTGTTACGCCACGACGTTTTGGGTAATCGTCGAAGCGACCCTGTAAGTGAATGTTCACTAACGGGTTTGCCACGAAGTTAATGCCAGACATTTTTAATAGACGGAATAGGCGAGATGCGTAAGCACCGTTATAAGACCCCATCGCTGTGGTATGGCTTGCCGTTACCTTCTCACCCATTTCGAATTTGTGCGCAAGGGCTGCCAGCGTTTCAACAAAACGAGATTGCTCGTCGTCAATTTCATCACAGTGAACGTCGATCAAGCAGTCGTACTTGCGTGCAAGATCGAACACGTAATGCAGAGATTCAACGCCGTATTCACGAGTGAATTCAAAGTGAGGGATAGCACCGATAACGTCAGCACCGATCTTCACTGCTTCTTCAAGCAACTCTTTGCCGTTAGGGTATGAAAGAATGCCTTCTTGAGGGAATGCAACGATTTGAATGTTGACCCACTCTTTCATCTCTTCGCGGACTTCAACCATCGCTCTTAACGCCACTAACGTTGGGTCTGACACATCAACGTGTGTACGCACGTGTTGAACCCCGTTAGCTATCTGCCATTTCAGTGTTTGCTTGGCACGAGACTTTACGTCTTCGATTGATAACAATTCTTTACGCTCAGCCCAACGCTCAATACCTTCAAACAAAGTACCAGATATGTTCCAGTTAGGTTCTCCAGCCGTTTGCGTAGTATCTAGGTGGATGTGCGGTTCACA
This window encodes:
- a CDS encoding GGDEF domain-containing protein, whose amino-acid sequence is MKKDEFQKSTANLKKAVPLMMKNRVSTTPANYALWYTYVDNAIPQLTKDMDGILEYYGICPPAVGEQLYNNYVASKSETNINDLRANLELLVSEVSNSMNDTLTDTSAFSEMIDKSFEDLARVDNESLSIDEVMSLVRQLVSESRHIRHSTQFLNSQLNSATSEITKLKSQLVEVQKDALFDSTTTLYNRRSFDRDIDTLCEAKQPLCLILLDIDHFKNFNDTYGHLFGDMVLKGIARKLKQMCREGISAYRFGGEEFAIIVPNKSLRIARQLADTNRRSLEKLSIKDRRSGQQVGSITASFGVAELEPGESAQSLIERADKLLYEAKSLGRNRVMPL
- a CDS encoding cold-shock protein — encoded protein: MSNTNTGTVKWFNEEKGFGFISQDNGGADVFVHFRAIASEGFKTLKEGQKVSFEVENGQKGLQAANVVAQ
- a CDS encoding cytosine deaminase, producing the protein MTTLLIKNAKLQDQEGLKQILIENGQFSRILDNDAQITHQGDILDAEGGIAVSPFCEPHIHLDTTQTAGEPNWNISGTLFEGIERWAERKELLSIEDVKSRAKQTLKWQIANGVQHVRTHVDVSDPTLVALRAMVEVREEMKEWVNIQIVAFPQEGILSYPNGKELLEEAVKIGADVIGAIPHFEFTREYGVESLHYVFDLARKYDCLIDVHCDEIDDEQSRFVETLAALAHKFEMGEKVTASHTTAMGSYNGAYASRLFRLLKMSGINFVANPLVNIHLQGRFDDYPKRRGVTRVKEMLAANINVCFGHDDVFDPWYPLGTANMLQVLHMGLHVTQVMGYDQINTSLDLISKNSARTLHIQDNYGIEVGKPGSLLILPADNGFDAVRRQVPVQYSVRHGKVIAETQPARTKINLDKTEDINFKR